One window from the genome of Candidatus Eisenbacteria bacterium encodes:
- a CDS encoding nodulation protein NfeD has product MRRVALVVTALLGLALAVPPLHSKENVPYVGVVTVKGVIDPIVAQYLIRVVEEAKEDNASCIIVQIDTPGGLDTSMRQIVQAFLNSKIPTVVFVSPRGARAASAGAFIAMSASVIAMAPGTSIGAAHPVDMEGKTASDKITNDAASYMRSIAKRRGRSLSWAEDAVRKSISSSVDEAMRSGVVDLKCEDLPALVDKLDGMKVKALDGEETISTKGLPIRDMKMSMREDFLHTISHPNLAYVLFILGIYGLIYEFANPGAVLPGIVGSICLILALVAFETLPLNLAGLFLIIFSVVLFIADIKIPGHGTLTVGGVVSFVIGSLMLYEPSLPYFKVSLSLILSVAVFTGLFFLFAVTKGIRAQKRKVVSGVEGVIGMKGEAKSDIDRSGFVLVGGEQWNAFSESGTIKEGDRIEVIGNDGLKLNVRRIGNP; this is encoded by the coding sequence TTGCGAAGGGTTGCCCTCGTTGTTACGGCTCTTCTCGGCCTTGCCCTGGCAGTTCCTCCTCTCCATTCAAAAGAGAATGTGCCCTACGTGGGAGTTGTCACCGTAAAAGGTGTAATCGATCCGATAGTGGCACAGTACCTGATCAGGGTGGTCGAGGAAGCGAAAGAAGATAACGCATCCTGCATCATTGTTCAGATTGACACTCCTGGGGGCCTTGATACTTCAATGAGGCAGATAGTCCAGGCCTTCCTGAATTCGAAAATCCCGACAGTGGTCTTTGTTTCTCCAAGAGGAGCAAGAGCTGCATCGGCAGGAGCGTTCATAGCCATGTCTGCCAGTGTGATTGCGATGGCACCAGGCACGAGCATCGGAGCGGCGCATCCCGTTGACATGGAAGGCAAGACTGCAAGTGACAAGATCACGAACGACGCGGCGAGTTACATGAGGTCGATCGCAAAAAGGAGGGGACGGAGTCTCTCCTGGGCAGAAGATGCAGTGAGAAAGAGCATATCGTCCAGCGTCGATGAGGCGATGAGATCCGGTGTGGTTGACCTGAAGTGTGAAGACCTTCCCGCCCTGGTTGACAAGCTCGACGGAATGAAGGTGAAAGCTCTGGATGGGGAAGAGACGATCTCCACCAAGGGACTTCCTATTCGTGACATGAAGATGAGTATGCGGGAGGATTTTCTCCACACGATTTCACATCCCAACCTGGCATATGTACTTTTCATACTTGGAATCTACGGACTAATCTACGAGTTTGCCAACCCCGGTGCCGTCTTGCCGGGGATAGTCGGGTCAATCTGTCTCATTCTTGCCCTCGTCGCTTTTGAGACCCTGCCGCTCAACCTGGCCGGGCTTTTCCTCATAATATTTTCTGTTGTGCTTTTCATAGCTGATATAAAGATTCCTGGACACGGTACACTGACAGTAGGAGGGGTAGTGTCATTCGTGATTGGATCGCTTATGCTGTACGAACCATCTCTTCCGTATTTCAAGGTCTCTCTGAGTCTCATCTTGAGTGTGGCTGTTTTCACCGGGCTCTTCTTCCTTTTCGCCGTGACAAAAGGAATTCGAGCTCAGAAGAGAAAAGTTGTGAGCGGAGTCGAAGGTGTCATAGGAATGAAGGGTGAAGCGAAAAGTGATATTGACAGATCCGGATTTGTTCTCGTGGGCGGAGAACAGTGGAATGCTTTTTCCGAAAGTGGAACTATCAAAGAAGGTGACAGAATCGAGGTTATCGGAAACGACGGCTTGAAGTTGAATGTAAGAAGAATCGGGAATCCATAG
- a CDS encoding SPFH domain-containing protein — protein MQSITLSFVVILILALALLKMSIKIVNEYQRLVIFRLGRCVGQRGPGLVLLIPIVDRPVWVDLRELFLSIPHQTCITKDNAPIAIDFLIYWKVVDPTLSVVQVRNFAGASQGIATTTLRAVVGDIVLDDVLAKREQINQVLRVKLDEVTERWGVKVTTVEIREIVPPSEVQEAMNRQMGAERNRRAMVLEADGKRQAAITVAEGDKQAAILKAEGDRQAAILRAEGFSLALERIFSIAKGIDGKTMSLQYLEALKSLGASPATKFIFPMEFSSLLKPFVDFAGESFSEKKKA, from the coding sequence ATGCAAAGTATAACACTATCATTTGTCGTAATCCTAATTCTTGCTCTGGCGCTTTTGAAGATGTCCATAAAGATAGTGAACGAGTATCAGAGACTCGTCATATTCCGTCTAGGAAGATGCGTCGGTCAAAGGGGGCCTGGACTCGTTCTTCTTATTCCTATCGTTGACAGGCCTGTGTGGGTTGACCTGCGTGAGCTCTTCCTTTCAATACCTCATCAAACCTGCATAACGAAGGATAACGCACCCATAGCGATTGACTTCCTCATCTACTGGAAAGTTGTTGACCCGACGCTTTCGGTTGTTCAAGTGCGAAACTTTGCAGGAGCATCGCAGGGAATCGCGACCACCACATTGAGAGCGGTTGTGGGAGACATCGTCCTCGATGATGTGCTTGCGAAAAGAGAGCAGATCAATCAGGTTCTGAGAGTCAAGCTGGATGAGGTGACTGAACGGTGGGGAGTCAAAGTAACAACAGTAGAAATAAGGGAGATTGTGCCGCCGTCAGAAGTCCAGGAAGCAATGAACAGACAGATGGGTGCCGAGAGAAATAGAAGGGCTATGGTATTGGAGGCGGACGGAAAGCGTCAAGCCGCCATAACAGTCGCTGAAGGAGACAAGCAGGCGGCGATCCTCAAGGCAGAAGGAGACAGGCAGGCAGCGATACTCAGGGCAGAAGGATTCTCGCTTGCCCTGGAGAGGATTTTCTCCATTGCAAAAGGCATAGACGGAAAAACCATGAGCCTTCAGTATCTTGAAGCGCTCAAGTCCCTTGGAGCAAGTCCGGCTACGAAGTTCATCTTCCCGATGGAGTTCAGTTCGCTCCTCAAGCCATTTGTGGATTTTGCCGGGGAATCGTTCTCGGAGAAAAAGAAGGCTTAA
- a CDS encoding amino acid permease translates to MGLWDGISISVGAAIGAGILRTPGTVANELGIPELILFAWLLGGLIALVDALVLAELSTLFPFAGGWYVYIEKAFGRLPAFLYGWAATLIIYPASVAALGVVFGEYLGELAGFNPASARVSAVVVIAVLAILNYLGLKEGKIAQRILTGSKVLFLLILSAAVVIFGARRAGASAIETQHSSLGLMAFAVALQSILWTYAGYGDVVTMSEEVKASSRVLPRSLVRSTVLVISIYLILNFSLLRVLGNQGVASSVLPARDAAVEAFSSPGKAAVELIALFIILGGLNSQLLTGPRVVFALSRAGLAFRQLSNVNEGGTPNAALLLVSALAIGYAVSGTFESLLTLTIFVIWLSGLLVTLSLFVFRKRFPDLERPFKIPAYPFLPALLVLFALVFLALTFHSRPRETVSGIVFIAIGVPSYFIWNRVRRRARAGG, encoded by the coding sequence CTGGGCCTCTGGGATGGAATCTCCATTTCGGTGGGAGCCGCCATCGGAGCAGGCATCCTCAGAACGCCTGGGACCGTTGCAAATGAGCTCGGTATACCCGAGCTCATTCTTTTTGCCTGGCTTCTTGGGGGATTGATAGCCCTTGTTGATGCTCTTGTCCTTGCCGAGCTCAGTACTCTTTTCCCCTTTGCGGGCGGCTGGTACGTCTATATTGAGAAGGCTTTCGGGAGACTTCCGGCCTTTCTCTACGGCTGGGCTGCGACTCTCATAATCTATCCTGCGAGCGTGGCTGCACTAGGGGTGGTCTTCGGCGAATACCTTGGAGAACTGGCCGGTTTCAATCCGGCATCGGCGAGAGTCTCAGCGGTAGTCGTCATCGCCGTGCTTGCAATTCTGAACTACCTGGGCTTGAAGGAAGGCAAGATTGCTCAGAGAATACTCACGGGCAGCAAGGTGCTCTTCCTCCTCATCTTATCCGCGGCAGTAGTCATTTTCGGAGCAAGGAGAGCAGGTGCAAGCGCAATTGAGACTCAGCATTCGAGCCTGGGTCTCATGGCTTTCGCAGTTGCCCTTCAGTCGATTCTGTGGACATATGCGGGCTATGGGGATGTTGTTACCATGTCCGAAGAGGTGAAAGCTTCTTCCAGGGTTCTTCCTCGTTCGCTCGTGAGATCAACGGTTCTTGTCATCTCAATATATCTTATCCTGAACTTTTCGCTTTTACGAGTTCTGGGAAATCAGGGTGTGGCGAGTTCTGTCTTACCTGCAAGAGATGCTGCTGTCGAAGCCTTCAGCAGCCCCGGGAAGGCAGCCGTCGAACTGATCGCTCTCTTTATCATTCTTGGCGGACTCAATTCGCAGCTCCTGACAGGGCCCAGGGTCGTCTTCGCACTTTCCAGAGCAGGCCTCGCATTCCGGCAACTCAGCAACGTGAACGAGGGCGGAACTCCCAACGCCGCACTACTCCTCGTTTCGGCTCTGGCTATCGGCTATGCAGTCTCGGGCACTTTCGAATCCCTCCTGACTCTCACAATTTTTGTGATCTGGCTATCCGGACTTCTCGTGACTCTATCTCTTTTTGTATTCAGGAAGAGGTTTCCTGACCTCGAACGACCGTTCAAGATTCCGGCTTATCCTTTTCTCCCCGCGCTTTTGGTGCTATTCGCTCTTGTTTTTCTTGCTCTCACATTCCACTCTAGGCCGAGAGAAACAGTATCCGGCATAGTCTTCATAGCCATCGGCGTGCCTTCCTACTTCATCTGGAACAGGGTTCGGAGAAGGGCAAGGGCAGGTGGTTAG
- a CDS encoding phosphatidylserine/phosphatidylglycerophosphate/cardiolipin synthase family protein produces MRMQILVDSQEFCESLRHDLLSSRDYSFIQTLSFEGDSAGKMLASLLLSSKCADKRILVDSFTKFRLSDKLVYSPKNLFNSKLRREVRETTGMIEHLRKSGIGMRFTNPNGPLFMRAAARNHKKLLVLDDRVAYVGGINFSEHNFYWHDMMLRIEDQGVAEFLKEDFLSTWNGHNLNASRRFEGVEFHLLDGVSNEASFMPILGLLRNSKRRIWVESPYLTFPFSRILRELRSNGVSVTIVTPEENNEKLLKECLLWESARSDFDLRLYKGRMTHLKAILIDDDFLLVGSANFDYLSYHSQQEVVAVVSDPDVIQSFKERIVSKDLENSSVFDGKVNGLKGNLIHLGLRSLGKLATSLGKL; encoded by the coding sequence ATGAGAATGCAGATACTGGTTGACTCTCAAGAATTCTGCGAGAGTCTTAGACATGACTTGCTTTCGTCGAGAGACTACTCCTTCATACAAACGCTGTCATTCGAGGGAGACAGCGCTGGTAAGATGCTGGCCAGTTTACTTCTATCTTCGAAATGCGCCGACAAGAGAATTCTCGTTGATTCCTTCACAAAGTTCAGGTTGAGTGACAAGCTGGTTTACTCTCCCAAGAATCTGTTCAATTCCAAACTACGGAGGGAGGTCAGGGAGACTACCGGAATGATCGAACATCTCAGGAAAAGCGGGATAGGCATGAGATTCACGAATCCCAACGGTCCGCTTTTCATGAGGGCGGCGGCACGGAACCACAAAAAGTTGCTCGTTCTGGATGACAGGGTGGCTTACGTGGGTGGAATAAACTTCAGCGAGCACAATTTCTATTGGCACGACATGATGCTCAGGATTGAAGACCAAGGAGTGGCAGAGTTCCTGAAGGAAGACTTCTTGTCGACTTGGAACGGTCACAATCTCAATGCGTCGAGGCGCTTTGAGGGAGTGGAGTTTCATCTCCTGGATGGTGTTTCGAACGAGGCAAGCTTCATGCCGATCCTGGGGTTGCTTAGAAACTCGAAAAGAAGAATCTGGGTCGAAAGTCCTTACCTGACATTTCCGTTTAGCCGGATACTCAGAGAACTAAGAAGCAATGGCGTGTCAGTAACCATAGTAACTCCCGAGGAAAACAACGAAAAGCTTCTCAAAGAATGCCTGCTGTGGGAGTCAGCCAGGTCCGATTTCGACCTCAGACTCTACAAGGGTAGAATGACGCATTTGAAGGCTATTCTCATAGATGACGATTTCCTCCTGGTAGGTTCTGCCAACTTTGACTATCTGAGCTACCACTCTCAGCAGGAAGTAGTGGCTGTTGTCAGCGATCCCGATGTCATTCAAAGTTTCAAAGAGCGAATAGTCAGCAAGGACCTTGAGAATTCAAGCGTATTTGACGGGAAAGTGAATGGATTGAAAGGGAATCTAATTCATCTGGGGCTGCGGTCTCTTGGAAAGCTAGCGACATCCCTCGGCAAACTCTAG
- a CDS encoding VTT domain-containing protein, translating into MNLQHLFAEYGLYPSTFLVCFVSGFIPVVNAEVYLAAVSMVAPKFSAFPLAFTAASGQMIAKSIIYLAGRGVLRLPIKRYEKKMDRVAEQIEAWGTKTGLFTFISAFTGFPPFYAVSFLAGVLNVKFQRFFLYGFLGRLLRFFVVVLFPRAVGELIK; encoded by the coding sequence ATGAATCTTCAGCATCTCTTCGCTGAATACGGGCTGTATCCCTCCACATTTCTGGTCTGTTTCGTAAGCGGGTTTATTCCGGTCGTAAACGCGGAAGTCTACTTGGCGGCAGTTTCAATGGTTGCGCCGAAGTTTTCGGCGTTCCCGCTTGCATTTACGGCAGCCTCAGGGCAGATGATTGCCAAATCAATAATCTATCTGGCTGGTCGCGGAGTTCTCAGGCTGCCAATCAAAAGATATGAGAAAAAAATGGACAGGGTCGCTGAGCAGATAGAAGCCTGGGGAACCAAGACCGGCCTCTTCACATTCATAAGTGCTTTTACCGGATTCCCTCCTTTCTATGCTGTCAGTTTTCTGGCCGGAGTCTTGAACGTGAAGTTTCAACGGTTCTTCTTGTATGGCTTCCTTGGAAGGCTTCTAAGGTTTTTTGTTGTTGTCCTTTTCCCTCGGGCTGTGGGGGAACTCATCAAATGA